A single genomic interval of Gossypium raimondii isolate GPD5lz chromosome 11, ASM2569854v1, whole genome shotgun sequence harbors:
- the LOC105801731 gene encoding aspartyl protease APCB1 — protein MDFDDERPQQQVTGVVIITLPPSDNPSFGKTITAFTLTNDVLPQSLTTQEPDQVLPTTRVVSSPPPSSQSPQLGFSFSGFFSENPRKLLGFLGVSLFALLLYSSCFSSTFVELKNSNDNDDDDKPQSFIFPLYHKLGAADLELKLGRFVDVVDKENLVVSINGGAMETKMVNKLVAANSIVMDSSATILPVRGNVYPDGLYFTYMLLGNPQRRYFLDIDTGSDLTWIQCDAPCSSCAKGANPLYKPTKVNIVASGDSMCMEVQKNQKPQICETCQQCDYEIEYADRSSSLGVLAKDKLHLVNPNGSITNLDVVFGCAYDQQGILLNTLSKTDGILGLSKAKVSLPSQLASKGIINNVVGHCLATDVASGGYMFLGDDFVPNWGMSWVPMLGSPLIEFYHTQLVKINYGSSSLSLGAKDSDKARVVFDSGSSYTYFTKQSYAELVSSLSEVSELGFIQDASDPTLPVCWRAPFPIRTIMDVNKYFKTLTLQFGSKWWIISKKFHIPPEGYLIISKKGNACLGILDGNNVHDGSTFILGDISLRGQLVVYDNEKQKIGWGPSGCGKPSRFKSLPFFEG, from the exons ATGGATTTTGATGATGAAAGGCCTCAACAACAAGTAACAGGTGTTGTGATAATCACTCTTCCACCATCTGACAACCCTTCTTTTGGCAAAACCATCACAGCTTTTACACTTACTAATGATGTTTTACCTCAATCCCTCACAACCCAAGAGCCAGACCAGGTTTTGCCAACAACCCGTGTTGTATCATCACCTCCACCTTCATCCCAAAGTCCTCAACTTGGATTCTCATTCTCTGGGTTCTTTTCTGAAAACCCCAGAAAGCTGTTAGGATTTCTGGGTGTCTCTCTTTTTGCTCTTCTTCTTTATAGTTCGTGTTTTTCTAGTACTTTTGTAGAGCTGAAGAATTCCAacgataatgatgatgatgataagcCACAGTCTTTTATCTTTCCTTTGTATCATAAACTGGGGGCTGCTGATTTGGAGCTCAAGTTGGGGAGGTTTGTGGATGTTGTTGATAAGGAGAATTTGGTGGTTTCGATTAATGGGGGTGCAATGGAGACTAAGATGGTTAACAAATTGGTGGCTGCTAATTCTATTGTGATGGATTCATCTGCTACTATTTTGCCTGTTAGGGGGAATGTTTATCCGGATGG ATTGTACTTCACATACATGCTTCTTGGGAATCCTCAAAGACGTTATTTTCTTGACATTGATACTGGGAGTGACTTAACATGGATTCAATGCGATGCTCCTTGCAGCAGTTGTGCCAAG GGAGCAAATCCTCTATACAAACCCACAAAAGTCAATATCGTAGCATCAGGGGACTCAATGTGCATGGAGGTACAAAAGAATCAGAAGCCTCAAATTTGTGAAACTTGCCAACAGTGTGACTACGAGATTGAATATGCTGATCGTAGCTCCTCCCTGGGGGTTCTTGCAAAAGATAAGCTTCACTTAGTGAATCCAAATGGATCAATTACCAACTTAGATGTTGTTTTCGG GTGCGCATATGATCAACAAGGCATACTTTtgaacacactatcaaagacaGATGGAATTCTTGGACTAAGCAAGGCTAAAGTTAGCTTGCCTTCTCAATTGGCAAGCAAAGGGATTATTAACAATGTGGTTGGTCATTGCCTTGCAACAGATGTCGCTTCCGGCGGATATATGTTCTTAGGTGATGATTTTGTACCAAACTGGGGCATGTCATGGGTTCCTATGCTTGGAAGCCCTTTAAT AGAATTTTACCACACACAACTTGTGAAAATCAATTACGGAAGTAGCTCCCTAAGTTTAGGTGCAAAAGACAGCGACAAGGCAAGAGTTGTGTTTGACAGTGGCAGTTCTTATACGTACTTCACAAAACAATCATATGCCGAATTGGTCTCTTCT CTTAGTGAGGTTTCCGAGCTAGGATTTATCCAAGATGCATCAGATCCAACACTTCCAGTCTGTTGGCGGGCTCCATTTCCTATCAG AACTATTATGGATGTTAACAAGTACTTCAAGACTTTAACCCTTCAGTTTGGGAGCAAATGGTGGATTATATCCAAGAAGTTTCATATTCCTCCAGAAGGGTACTTGATCATTAGT AAGAAGGGTAATGCATGCTTGGGCATCCTGGATGGAAACAATGTACATGATGGATCCACATTTATACTTGGAG ATATATCACTGAGGGGGCAATTGGTGGTTTATGATAATGAGAAGCAGAAGATAGGCTGGGGTCCATCGGGTTGTGGGAAGCCTAGTAGATTCAAGAGCCTTCCCTTCTTTGAAGGATAG